In Bradyrhizobium sp. 200, the sequence GACCCATGGAGTTCTCGCTTCTTCCCGTCCGAACTCGCGCTATTTCTGGCTGGTTCGCTGGGCTACTACGCCTATGCGCCGCGGAGCGACGTGCAGCGCAAGCAAATATACGTCATGTTATCGGCCGCGGCCGTTCCGTTGCTGGTCTGCCTGGCTGTCAGCCGATGGGACGGCGTTTCGCGGCTGGCTTCGCTGGCGCTTCTTGGCGCCGTGATCATGAGCGTCCCCTACCTTTTCAAGTTGACCCGAAATATGGCGTGGGATCGATATCTGGGTGAACTCTCGTACCCGCTCTATATTTGCCATTTCCTGATTGGCTGGATGGTGGTGCCCGAGACCGTTTCAGGCGCATACATCTGCGCGCTTCTGTCGCTGGGCCTTGCCACGCAGCTTTACCGGTGGGTCGAGCGTCCGATCGACAGGTGGCGGCAGAGCCGGTTTGAAAATGCGCCGCGTCCAATCGATGAAGGCGGCCTGATGCCGGCCATCTCGCGATGATCGAGCAAATCGCACGCTTTCGCGTTGTCCGGGAAAACATTCCACTGCGGCGCGGCCTCGCGTTCCTGATTGGTGGCCTGCTGATCGGCGGGATTGCCGCCAAGCTCTTGATGCGCGGCACCGGCCAGATCGATTTGGCCGATGTTCCGCTGCCATCGCGAATCGAACGTTCCTGTACTCCCGTGACCGGAAAAACGGCGATCATCGTCGTGCACGGCCAGAGCAATGCGGCCAATTACGGAACCACCCGGCACACCGCGCGCGAAGCCGTCGACAATTTCGATCCCGCTACCGGCAAATGCTTCGTCGCGGCCGATCCCCTGCTCGGCGCCGATGGCATCGGCGGGAGCTTTGCAACGCGGCTCGGCGACATCCTGATCCAGGCCGGGCGCTACGATCGTGTGATCATCGTACCTCTTGCCGTGGGCGGCGCCTCGATCTCCGTTCTGAATAACGAGGGAGCAGAACTTCTCACCAACGGCATCGCGAAGCTGAAGACTGCCGGGCTGACGCCGACCCACATTCTGTTTCAGCAAGGCGAGAAGGATGCAATTCTGACGACGTCAGCCGAACAATATGTTTCGCTGTTGCATCAGCTCGTGAAGCGATTTCGTGCGGCCGGTTTCGACGCGCCCTTCTATCTCTCACGCAGCGCAAAATGCGACTACGTCGAGCCGAAGAACATGGCTGCGGTACGTGCCGGTCAACGCGCTGCGGTCGATGAAGCTCTGAACATCCGCCCGGGACCCGATACCGATACGATCGGAAATGACGGCCGCAATCCTGACGGCTGCCACATGAACGAGGCCGGCACGCTTGCGAATGCCGCATTGTGGGCAGCGTTCATCAAATAGCGACTTCACGCCCTCGCGCAGGATATCGCCGCCATCGCCTCGCGCCGTTCAGGCCCCTGCGGCAACGAGTCGTGGTGCCGGCTCATGCCGCCACCACGATCCGGCGCGGCGCAGGATCAGCGCGGCCACGAGCAGCGTCGCGCCAAGGCCCGTCGGAATGCCGGTGAGCATGTAGCAGATGATAAGGGCGACGACGGCGCCGAGCGCCGGAAGCTCGTAGGCGCGAAAGCCGGTCTTCAGCCCGGCGCGGACCAGGAAGCCGATCGGGATCGCCAGCACCATCATGTCGTACATGAAGAGATAGGGCGTGGTCAGCAGCGTGCCGGCGGCAAGCGCTGCAGCTTTCATGGTATAGGGTAAGCGGCTTCGCCACATCAGCGCCAGCACCACGGCAACGGAGGCGGTGAGAACCCACTGGATCGCCCAACCGAGCGGCTCGCTGCCGCCGAAGTAACGCACCAGCGAGAAGATGCTTTGCAGCTTCCACCAGGTGGCCTTGCCTTCGGTCAGGAAGGCTTGCGAGAATTTCGGCATCCAGTGGAAGAACGCTAGCCAGCTCTCGAGGCCGAAGACGAGCCAGGAAGCTGTGGCCAGCACGACCGCCGTGACGCCCGCGCTGATAAACACCCGCCAATGCCCGGCCGCGATCAGCACGATCGGAAACAGCAGCCCGTATTGCGGCTTGTAGGTCAACAGCCCGAGGCAAATGCCGGCAAGGACCGGCCGGACCGGGATCAGGTAAACCGCGCCGCCGATCAGCGCCGCCGTGAGGAAGCCGTTCTGCCCGACATAG encodes:
- a CDS encoding sialate O-acetylesterase, giving the protein MIEQIARFRVVRENIPLRRGLAFLIGGLLIGGIAAKLLMRGTGQIDLADVPLPSRIERSCTPVTGKTAIIVVHGQSNAANYGTTRHTAREAVDNFDPATGKCFVAADPLLGADGIGGSFATRLGDILIQAGRYDRVIIVPLAVGGASISVLNNEGAELLTNGIAKLKTAGLTPTHILFQQGEKDAILTTSAEQYVSLLHQLVKRFRAAGFDAPFYLSRSAKCDYVEPKNMAAVRAGQRAAVDEALNIRPGPDTDTIGNDGRNPDGCHMNEAGTLANAALWAAFIK
- a CDS encoding glycosyltransferase family 87 protein; translated protein: MTASVSTPRTAHQQASVPEWLVKVCFALALANLALCPVAYFSSWWIYDPKGLGIPTDFINVWAAGRLVLDGVPAQAYDWDIQKQIEVAKLGQDFVGYFAWHYPPPFLFVASLLAMLPFTVGYAGWVYVSLLPYLAVMRAIVGQNFGLLLALAIPTVIVNSYVGQNGFLTAALIGGAVYLIPVRPVLAGICLGLLTYKPQYGLLFPIVLIAAGHWRVFISAGVTAVVLATASWLVFGLESWLAFFHWMPKFSQAFLTEGKATWWKLQSIFSLVRYFGGSEPLGWAIQWVLTASVAVVLALMWRSRLPYTMKAAALAAGTLLTTPYLFMYDMMVLAIPIGFLVRAGLKTGFRAYELPALGAVVALIICYMLTGIPTGLGATLLVAALILRRAGSWWRHEPAPRLVAAGA